The genomic interval CTTTCGCTACGACTACTTCGGCAAGGCCCCGACGCCCCACCTCGATGCCCTGATCGCTCGCGGCGTTCGCGCCTCCTACATGGTTCCGTCGTTTCCGACAAAAACGTTTCCCAACCACTACACCATCGTCACCGGGCTTTATCCCGCGCATCACGGCATCATCGCCAACAACATGTGGGACGACAGCCTGCACGCCATGTTCAAAATGTCTTATCGCGATCAGGTCCGCGACCCGCGCTGGTGGGGCGGCGAACCCATCTGGGTGACGGCGCAAAAAGCGGGTCAGAAAACGGCTCCCATGTACTGGCCCGGCAGCGAGGCGCCCATCGAGGGCACGCTGCCCACCTACGGCGAATCCTACGACGACAATCACAAAACAGCGTACGACTACCGGGTGAACAAAATCCTCTCCTGGCTGGATCTTCCGGCCGCTCGGCGCCCCACGTTTCTTACCCTCTACTTCGAGGGCGTGGACACCGCCGGACATGACTACGGCCCGGATTCGCCCCAGTTGCGAGAGGCCGTGGTGCTCGCCGACAAAGCTATCGGCATGCTCCTCGAGGGGTTAAAGTCGCGCGGCGTGGAACGCAAGGTCAACCTGGTCGTCGTCTCCGATCACGGCATGGCTGCTAGCTCCCGCGAGCGCCGCATTTTCTACGACGATTACCTTGACCCATCCAATGTCACCGTCATCGATACCAACCCGGTGCTGGCTGCCAAAGCGAAGGACGGCAATAACGCCGCCCTGGTCGCCAAACTCAAACGCGTGCCCCACCTTACCGTCTACACGCCTGAAACCGTACCCGCGCGCCTGCATTTCAGCGGCAGCCCGCGCATTACCCCGGTGATTGCCGTCGCCGACGTTGGCTGGATCATCACCTCGCACGATTACGTCGCCAAGCATCCCGACAAGAAATATGGCGGCGAACATGGCTACGACAACGCCGCCCCCGAAATGCGCGCTATCTTCCTCGCCGCCGGCCCGGCCTTCGCCCCGCACTCGACCATTCCCGGTTTTCCCAACGTCGACATCTATCCGCTTCTCGCCTACCTGCTCCACCTTACCCCGGCGGCAAATGACGGCGACATGGAGGTCTTCCGCCCCGTCCTGCGCCACAAAACACGCGCTCAAGGTCATGCTCACGCCCGGCGCCTTTCGCCTTTGCCGCGATTCAAACCAATGTCATCCTGAGCGAGGGCGAACGTCCGAGTCGAAGGACCCGCAAGCGGCCGGGAGTCGCGATGCGATCCACAGGCATTTCAGCACGATTCTCTTTCGCGAGGGCCCCCGCTCTCTGCCCCCATACGCACTCTGGCTAAGAGCTTCTTCGCAATTTTTTCCATCCTTCGCTTCCCCCGCGCATCTCACACCTCGTTGGAGGAATGATCTATGGCATTACGAGATGTTGCTAGTCCCGCGCAGACGACGTTCCAGCTCCCCGCTCTGCCCTATGACTTTGCTGCGCTGGAGCCCCACATTGACGCGCAGACCATGCAGATTCACCACGATAAGCACCACGGCGCCTATGTCACCAATCTCAACGCCGCCCTCGACAAGCATGCTGACCTGAAGGGCAAGTCCGCCGAGGATCTGCTGCGCAGCCTCAGTTCCGTTCCCGAGGACATTCGCGGCGCGGTCCGCAACAACGGCGGCGGCCACGTCAATCACTCCATGTTCTGGAAAATCATGAAGCCCAATGGTGGCGGCAATCCCACCGGCGACATCGCCCAGGTCATCAATCAGTTTGGCGGCTTCGACCAGTTCAAGGAAAAATTCAACGACAACGGCGTCAAGCGCTTTGGCAGCGGCTGGACCTGGCTGGTTCGTACCAAGGATGGCAAGTTCGATCTCATCAGCACCGCCAACCAGGACAGCCCCTTCATTGACGGCCATTTCCCCGTCTTCGGCAACGACGTCTGGGAGCACGCTTACTATCTCAAGTACCAGAACCGCCGCGCCGATTACCTCAAGGCCTGGTGGAACGTTGTCAACTGGGAAGAAATCAACCGCCGCCTGAAGGAAGCACGCTGATCGCGTTGCAGCGCGGGAAATTCGAAAAGTTTTTTCTGTGGGGACGAAAAAGCCCGGCGCTCTTGCCGGGCTTTTTCACTAACCACCAGCCCTAGCCACTTTTCATTCCCCTCCACCGGCTTCCGTGAGCTTTTTGCCTTCCGTGTCCTGCGCTTGCACCGCGCCCAGGTTCAGCTTCTTCAGTTCGGGCTCGATCTTCGCGCGGTCGCCGGCCACTACCACCACCATCTTGTCCGGCGAGACGTATTTCTCCGTCATCCGATGCACGTCCCCCGGCGTTACCGCCTCCAGCTTCGCCGGCAGCGTGCGGTAATAATCCAGCGGCAGCCCGTAGACGAACAAGTTCGACGTGGTGCGCGCGGTTTGTGCCGTGGTCTCAAAATCCGCCGTCAGCCCGCGCACATTCGACTCCTTCGCCATCGACAGCTCTTCCGGTGTCACTTCTCCGCTCCGGATTTTTTCTACCTCGTTGAATACTTCCTTCACTGCCGGCGCCGTCACATCGGTGCGAATCATGCTGCCGATGACGAACGGCCCCGTGCCCCGCCGGAACTGGTAAAACGAGAACGCGCCGTAGGTATACCCGTGCGCCTCGCGCAGGTTCAGGTTGATCCGGCTCGAAAACAGTCCGCCCAGGATGTCGTTCATCACCAGCACCGCCGGGTAATCCGGGCTGTTGCGCTGCAATCCCACCTGCCCGATGCGCAGCGCGCTCTGCGGCGCGTTGGGTTTATCGACGATCACGATCCGCCGTGACGATGTGTTCTCCACCACCGGCGCCTTCGACGCCGTCGCCTGCCCCGTCCAGCCGCCGAAATATTTCTGCGCCAGCGACTTCAACTGCGCTTCCGTGATGTCCCCGGCGACCACCAGCGCCGAATCCTGCGGCGCGAATCCGCTCTTGTAGAACTTCACCATGTCTTCGCGCGTGGTGGCCTGCGTCGATTCCGGCGTCCCTGTCTCCAGGTATCCATACGGGCTTTGCGCCCCGTACACCTCGCGCAGCAGCACCCGCTGCGCCACCACCTGCGGCTGATCGTTCTGCTGGATCAGCGTGGTCAGCCTTCTCTTCCGCACGCGCTCGATCTCCTCCTCGCGGAATGCGGGATGGATCGCTACGTCCGAAAGCAAATCAAACAGCTTGTCCGAGTTCTTGGTCAGCGCGGCCGCGGTGATTGAGGTGGCGTCCGCCGTGGAAGCCGCCGACACCGTGGCCCCGATTTGCGCGATATCATCCGCCAGTTGCGGCGAAGTCCTCTTTTCCGTGCCTTCGTTCATCATCATCGCCGTGAACGACGCCAGCCCAGCCTTGTCCGCCGGGTTCGCCTCGCTTCCGCGCAGCACCGTCAATTGCGCCGTCATCACCGGCAGCGCATGCTGCTCCACCAGGTACACCGGTATGCCGTTGGGCAGCTTGAATTGCGCCGGCACCGGCAGTTGCGGCGCTTTGGCGACGGCCGGCTTCGGCGGCGTCGTGCGCCATTCATCGTTGCCCGGACCGCCTGCCACCGCTTCGGCCGACTGCGGCTCCGGACGCTTGGCCACGTCTTCCACCACCTTCTGCCCCGGCACGCCGTACACCACTACGCGCGAATTCGGCGTCAGCTTTTCGGCCTGCTGCTTCACCGACTCCCGCGTCGCGTTCTCATAACGCGCCAGGTCCTTGGGCAGGTATCCCGGATCGTTCAGATAATGGTTGTAGAGATCGAGCATGTCGGCCTTGCCGCCGAACCCGCCCAGCCGCTGCAGATGCTGGATCCTTTGCGTCTCGATCGTGTTCTTGGCGCGCTCCAGCTCCGCTGCCGTGATCCCGTCCTTCTGCACCGCGGCCAATTCTTCCTCGATCGCCTTCTCCAGCTCTTCCGGCTTGACGCCCGGCTTGGCCGTCGCCTGGATCACGAACTTCGAACCCAGCATCAGCGATTCCTGGTTCGCCCGCACGTCCTGCGCAATCTGTTTTTCATACACCAGCTTCTTGTACAGGCGGCTCGACTTGCCCTCGCCCAGCGTCATCGCCAGCAGGTCCATTTCCGCGTCACCGGGCTTGAAGAACGGCGCCGTGATCCATGCCAGGTACACCCGCGGCAGCTGCACCGCGTCGGTGATGGTGGCCCGCCGCTCCTCGGTAATCGGCGGCGTCACCGCCTCAATCTTCGGCACCGGCGGACCGGACGGGATCGGACCGAAATATTTCTGCAGCAGCGCCTTGATTGTCTTCGGATCGAAGTCTCCCACCACCGCGATGCTCGCGTTGTTCGGCGCGTAATACGTCTTGAAGAAGTCGCGCACGTCGTTCAGTTCCGCGCTTTCGATGTCCGCGTGCGACCCGATCACGTCGCCATAATAAGGATGGGTTTTCGGGTACAGCAGGTGCTGTACGCCCTCCTCCACCAGGTCATACGGACGGCTTTCCCCCTCCCGCCGCTCGTTGCGCACCACGTCGCGCTGGTTGGCCAGGTTGCGGCCGTTCAGGTTATCGAGCAGCCAACCCATGCGGTCGCTCTCCGCCCACAGCGCCAGCTCCAGCTGGTTTGCCGGCACCGTTTCGAAATAATTCGTGCGGTCAAAGTCGGTGGTGCCATTGATGTCGCTGGCGCCCGCTGCCTCCATCAGCCGGAAATGCTCGTTCGCCTTCACGTGCTTCGAGCCCTGGAACATCATGTGCTCGAACAGGTGCGCGAACCCGGTCCGGCCCGGCTTCTCGTTCGCCGGCCCCACGTGGTACCACAAATCCACCGCCACCAGCGGCAGCCGGTGATCTTCGCTCAGGATCACCTCCAGCCCGTTTGCCAACTTGTACTTTTCATACTTGATGGTAGGGAATTGCTGTGCCGCCGCTTTTGCCGGTGGGGCACTCGCCTGTCCCCACGCCGCCGCGGTCATTATGATTACGATTGCTAGAACGAAACGCCCCGCTCGTCCTGCTGGTCTCATTAGAATCTCCTTCGCGTCCTGCATGAATGATTGTGCCATGCGCACTATTGTCTTGGGGAGGACACGACTTCAGTCGTGTCGCCCGCCCCTGCAACACTTTGGGAAAGGCGCGGCTTTAGCCGTGCCGATCGCACATTCGATAATGTCGTTCCGAGCGGGCTTTTAGCCCGCGAGAAATCTCGGGTTTGCCGAACACACTTACCCTGTCCCACTTACATACGCTACTTAGACCGGGCCGGTTCCATTTCGTCACCACCGCCCACGAATTTTTTCGGTCTAAAACGCAATCAACCAAGAACGCAATCAATAAGTATGTCATCCTGGGCGAGGGCGAATGCCCGAGTCGAAGGCCCCCGACTCATCCCGCAGTCACCGCGCCGCCGAAACGCATTTCGGCCCGCCATTTTTCGGCCTAAAACGCGATCAAAATGTATGTCATCCTGAGCGAGGGCGAATGCCCGAGTCGAAGGACCCCTACTCATCCCGCAGTCACCGCGCCGCCGGCGCGAAACCTTCCGATTTCCTCACCACCACTCCATCCTTCATCACAAATTGCACCTTCTCCAGCACCGTGATATCGGACAGCGGATCTCCCGGCACCGCCACAATGTCCGCCAGCTTTCCCGGCTCAATGGCCCCCACATCATTCATCCCGAGCAGCGCTGCCGCATCCGAAGTCGCCGACCGGATCGCCTGCGCTGCCGATTGCCCGTACTTCACCCGTACGGCAAATTCCTTCGCTGGATTGATGTTCCAATCGAAACCGCCCGCATCCGTTCCGAACCCAATCTTCACCCCGGCCTGCATCGCACGTCGAAACGTGTCCTCCGCAATTTTGACCATCTGCACCCACACCGGTGCGCCCGCCGCCGCCCGTCCTTGCGCCACGTACTCCCCGACGTAAAGTGTCGGCACAAACCATATTCCCTTCGCCTTCATCGCCTGCAAGTCTTCCGGCGCGATGTAGTCCCCGTGCTCGATCGTGTCCGCACCCGCCTCCACCGAGTTGTGCACGCCATACATCCCGATGGCGTGCGATGCTACCTTCCGCCGCTGCCGATGCGCCTCATCCACGATCGCCCGCAGTTCCTCCATGGTGAACGTCGGCACATCCTTAAGAACATTTCCCTCGATGTAATAACTCCTGTCGCTGTACACCTTGATCCAGTCCGCCCCGTGCGAGATCTGCTCTCGCACCGCCTTGCGGCAATCGTCCGCGCCATCGCAGAACTGCACCCCGTGCGGGATGTCCCGCAACTCCCAGTTGTATCCCTGCAGCGGATAAGCTCCCGTCACGTCCAGTGCCCGCGTCGCCACCTGCATTCGCGGACCTTGCACGATGCCCTTGTTGATCGCCTTTTTGATATCAACATCCGCATAGCCCGCGCCTTCGGTCTCCAGGTCGCGCAGCGTGGTGAAGCCATAATTCAGCGCCTTGGTCGCCGTCGCCGCTCCCACGATCGCCCGGTACGCATTCGACTGCTT from Terriglobales bacterium carries:
- a CDS encoding ectonucleotide pyrophosphatase/phosphodiesterase, which encodes MPRRFRSVLFAILLFTAHSLWAEISDLKPTVILISIDGFRYDYFGKAPTPHLDALIARGVRASYMVPSFPTKTFPNHYTIVTGLYPAHHGIIANNMWDDSLHAMFKMSYRDQVRDPRWWGGEPIWVTAQKAGQKTAPMYWPGSEAPIEGTLPTYGESYDDNHKTAYDYRVNKILSWLDLPAARRPTFLTLYFEGVDTAGHDYGPDSPQLREAVVLADKAIGMLLEGLKSRGVERKVNLVVVSDHGMAASSRERRIFYDDYLDPSNVTVIDTNPVLAAKAKDGNNAALVAKLKRVPHLTVYTPETVPARLHFSGSPRITPVIAVADVGWIITSHDYVAKHPDKKYGGEHGYDNAAPEMRAIFLAAGPAFAPHSTIPGFPNVDIYPLLAYLLHLTPAANDGDMEVFRPVLRHKTRAQGHAHARRLSPLPRFKPMSS
- a CDS encoding superoxide dismutase, with protein sequence MALRDVASPAQTTFQLPALPYDFAALEPHIDAQTMQIHHDKHHGAYVTNLNAALDKHADLKGKSAEDLLRSLSSVPEDIRGAVRNNGGGHVNHSMFWKIMKPNGGGNPTGDIAQVINQFGGFDQFKEKFNDNGVKRFGSGWTWLVRTKDGKFDLISTANQDSPFIDGHFPVFGNDVWEHAYYLKYQNRRADYLKAWWNVVNWEEINRRLKEAR
- a CDS encoding pitrilysin family protein codes for the protein MRPAGRAGRFVLAIVIIMTAAAWGQASAPPAKAAAQQFPTIKYEKYKLANGLEVILSEDHRLPLVAVDLWYHVGPANEKPGRTGFAHLFEHMMFQGSKHVKANEHFRLMEAAGASDINGTTDFDRTNYFETVPANQLELALWAESDRMGWLLDNLNGRNLANQRDVVRNERREGESRPYDLVEEGVQHLLYPKTHPYYGDVIGSHADIESAELNDVRDFFKTYYAPNNASIAVVGDFDPKTIKALLQKYFGPIPSGPPVPKIEAVTPPITEERRATITDAVQLPRVYLAWITAPFFKPGDAEMDLLAMTLGEGKSSRLYKKLVYEKQIAQDVRANQESLMLGSKFVIQATAKPGVKPEELEKAIEEELAAVQKDGITAAELERAKNTIETQRIQHLQRLGGFGGKADMLDLYNHYLNDPGYLPKDLARYENATRESVKQQAEKLTPNSRVVVYGVPGQKVVEDVAKRPEPQSAEAVAGGPGNDEWRTTPPKPAVAKAPQLPVPAQFKLPNGIPVYLVEQHALPVMTAQLTVLRGSEANPADKAGLASFTAMMMNEGTEKRTSPQLADDIAQIGATVSAASTADATSITAAALTKNSDKLFDLLSDVAIHPAFREEEIERVRKRRLTTLIQQNDQPQVVAQRVLLREVYGAQSPYGYLETGTPESTQATTREDMVKFYKSGFAPQDSALVVAGDITEAQLKSLAQKYFGGWTGQATASKAPVVENTSSRRIVIVDKPNAPQSALRIGQVGLQRNSPDYPAVLVMNDILGGLFSSRINLNLREAHGYTYGAFSFYQFRRGTGPFVIGSMIRTDVTAPAVKEVFNEVEKIRSGEVTPEELSMAKESNVRGLTADFETTAQTARTTSNLFVYGLPLDYYRTLPAKLEAVTPGDVHRMTEKYVSPDKMVVVVAGDRAKIEPELKKLNLGAVQAQDTEGKKLTEAGGGE
- a CDS encoding amidohydrolase family protein, giving the protein MRRRYFIAAVVLVGMLMACGPKKPFAQQPSAIGYQPSTAASRSGASALQQTARGSATRATPQAEAPPGIKVLECGWVLDVRSGEWKGGPIVVAGNKIQSVGSEFNTSGIVGSQRINLTAMRCLPGLMDTHTHVLLQGDITAEDYDVQLLKQSNAYRAIVGAATATKALNYGFTTLRDLETEGAGYADVDIKKAINKGIVQGPRMQVATRALDVTGAYPLQGYNWELRDIPHGVQFCDGADDCRKAVREQISHGADWIKVYSDRSYYIEGNVLKDVPTFTMEELRAIVDEAHRQRRKVASHAIGMYGVHNSVEAGADTIEHGDYIAPEDLQAMKAKGIWFVPTLYVGEYVAQGRAAAGAPVWVQMVKIAEDTFRRAMQAGVKIGFGTDAGGFDWNINPAKEFAVRVKYGQSAAQAIRSATSDAAALLGMNDVGAIEPGKLADIVAVPGDPLSDITVLEKVQFVMKDGVVVRKSEGFAPAAR